TCGCGCGCCATCGCAACCCAACCATCCTCGGGAAGCGCGTCCGCCCCGACAGCTTCATTGGCGATGTCAGGAACATCCGTCACAACGGGGCTCGCGTGCACCGTAACTCGGCGCCAAGCTCCCTGCCTCCAGAGTCGGTATAGGAAAATGGCCAACAACACGACGACAAGAACAATCAAACACCGCATCATGATCTCTGGAAGCGCTTGCCACGAAAACGTGGGCACGCTTGGATTGATATTCCAGTCAGGGATAAAGCCGCGAGCCCAATCAATGAACCTGCCAATCTGATGCTTCACCCACTTGAATACATTGCGAACCGCCTCCTCAATCATGTCCACAAAGGAGGTCAAAAAACCTTTCTGGGCTTCAAGAGGCTCGCGAGGCAAGCGCCACGCGTATTCCGCCTGAGCTATTACCTCCGCGATATTCCGGTCAAGCTCTTCCGCGGATACTCGCGTCGTAACCTCCGCGCCAGGTTGAAGGCCGGCCTCGACCGGCGCTTCAGCGGCGCAGGCCATCGTCGCGCACAAAGAAGCCGCAATCACAACAAGCACGGTCAATGCCGCCCGCCCCAGAGATCCTTGCTGTATAAGCTTCAATTCCGCGCGCAAATCGCGACCCGTCTTCAGCGACTCTCCATAGAAACAACGAATCGCAAATGCCGTCTTCACGAGCGGATCGAGCACAAGATACGTGAGCGAACAGACGATAGCGTAAAACGTCGGAGACGTAAACGTGCCTCCCTGTACGATGACCGTCTCGATTCCGGCAAATGTCTGCAACATCCAAGGAAACGCAAACAGGCAAAAGCCGATGTTCGCTGCCACAAGTACGCCCATCGGACAGAAGATCATCGTCACGAACATGTACAGCACCGTGTAGAAATAGAGAAGCGAAGTCGTCCAGTACGGAGAGAATTCCTCGGCAACAGGTATCATCACCAGCATGAGTATCGCCGCCGTGACGACGAGGTACGGGCTCAATAGCCATATGACAATATGATTCTGCCTTGGCCAGAGCTTGGACAAGCCTACAGCATGACGCCCCGACTCCCATACACCTTCGTCGGTTCGCTCGCCAAGGACAGTCATGCTCTGATACCAAGCGTACACCCACGGAAAAGGCAGCAACAGCACGAACGACATCGGCAGCAAAAGCAGCCCCGAAGGTTGCACGATAGTCTGCGTAATAGCCATGCGCACAAAGCGCTTCCACGTCCACGAAGGGGGCGGGGTTTGCGCAATTCGCGCGGATATGAGCGAGGCAAATATCGACTGGCAACACTTCATCCAGACGAAAAGTACCGCCAGCCCCAGCGACCCCAATGCCAGGTGTTGCTGGGCATTGGCGCTTTGACTCATGTCTCCCCAGAAATAAAGCAATGCGAGAATGAACGGCAACGCGCCCATGTAGTAGATGGCATGGATACTCGCCGGTGCGTAACGAAGCAGATAGATCGCCTCTTCGACGATTTCAAATCCTCCCGCTATCGCTTCGGAACGCTTACTCAAAGTTCCGCTTCCTCTTGGGTCATTCCCAGAATATCGTCGTGAAACTCCGACGGAAGATGCAGCAGTGCTCGCCCCAGCATGAAAAAAATAAACCACAGCATCAAAAAGCAGAATAGGGCCTGTCCCACGCGCGCCAGCCGCCGCCAACGCCTCGATTCCTTCGCGGAAGGCGCAAAACTCTGCTTCAGACACGACGCGCACACCACACGATCGTCGTGTTCGGTGATGCATTCACGGCAAAAGTAGCGCCTGCATTCCGGACACCGGGCGACCGCCTCCCGGCGCGCGTGATTGAAACAACGTTGTTCGCTGAGATGATGCTGATGCATGGGCACTAAGCTACCGGGGCGCAGGAGTTAAATACAAGAGCCGTGACGCGCTCACGATTCGGACTTGGCCGCTTCCACGCCGCGAAAGGAAACGAGATAGCTGCGCAGGAATACGAGTCCTATCGAACCGAATATCAGGTCGCACACGGAGGCCACCGTATTGACCACCATCATTAGTATTTGCCGGGGGCGAGCCAACTCCACATCTTGACCTTGCATGCCAAACTGCCATTCCATCTGATTCATCACTTCGTAGATGTAAATGGCGACCGCCAGAAAGCAGGCATAGACAAATAGGCTCCATACCGTGTTTCGCAGAGGAGATGACATGTCGCTGCGGTGCTGCCGGACCAACGCCGCCACAATAAGGCACAGGA
This Candidatus Hydrogenedentota bacterium DNA region includes the following protein-coding sequences:
- a CDS encoding rhomboid family protein, translated to MHQHHLSEQRCFNHARREAVARCPECRRYFCRECITEHDDRVVCASCLKQSFAPSAKESRRWRRLARVGQALFCFLMLWFIFFMLGRALLHLPSEFHDDILGMTQEEAEL
- a CDS encoding DUF4129 domain-containing protein, with the translated sequence MSKRSEAIAGGFEIVEEAIYLLRYAPASIHAIYYMGALPFILALLYFWGDMSQSANAQQHLALGSLGLAVLFVWMKCCQSIFASLISARIAQTPPPSWTWKRFVRMAITQTIVQPSGLLLLPMSFVLLLPFPWVYAWYQSMTVLGERTDEGVWESGRHAVGLSKLWPRQNHIVIWLLSPYLVVTAAILMLVMIPVAEEFSPYWTTSLLYFYTVLYMFVTMIFCPMGVLVAANIGFCLFAFPWMLQTFAGIETVIVQGGTFTSPTFYAIVCSLTYLVLDPLVKTAFAIRCFYGESLKTGRDLRAELKLIQQGSLGRAALTVLVVIAASLCATMACAAEAPVEAGLQPGAEVTTRVSAEELDRNIAEVIAQAEYAWRLPREPLEAQKGFLTSFVDMIEEAVRNVFKWVKHQIGRFIDWARGFIPDWNINPSVPTFSWQALPEIMMRCLIVLVVVLLAIFLYRLWRQGAWRRVTVHASPVVTDVPDIANEAVGADALPEDGWVAMARDLLERGELRLAVRAMFLACLAHLARREMILLAKHKSNRDYERELKRRAHAEPDLFDAFSKNTFLFERVWYGNHSVTDEFLRQFTENQQRMTAVAQR